In Actinoplanes octamycinicus, the genomic window GCGTACCGGGAAGAACAGCAAGCTGGTCGCCCCACCCGGAGCACCGCTGCCGGCCGCGGCCGCCAAGGCCGCGGTGGCCGAGCACGAACGGCAGCAGGCCGTGATCAAGTCGCGCACCGACATGATGCGCGGCTTCGCGGAGAGCCGGCAGTGCCGCACCGAGACGCTGCTCGCCTACTTCGGCGAGGAGATCCGCCGGATGTGCGGGCACTGCGACAACTGCCTGGACGGCAGCGCCGAGGCGGTCAACGCGGTCGAGGAGGAGGGCCCGTTCCCGATCCACAGCCACGTCCGGCACGGCGAGTGGGGCACCGGCATGGTGATGGGCTACGAGGAGGAGAAGATGACCGTCCTCTTCGACTCGGTCGGCTACAAGACCCTCTCCGTCCCGGTGGTCGTCGAGCAGCAGCTGCTGACCGCCGCCTAGGCACGCTCCGGCCCCCGGTTCGCCCGCGGGGCGCGGCGGGCCGCCGGTTCCGGTCAGGGCGCTTTCCGGTACGGCCGGAGCTCGCGGCGGGCGCTCACGTCGTACCGGAAAGCGGCGGCCGGAAAGCACCGGCGGGCCGCGCACCGGACCGCGGACCGTGACCGGAATCGGTCAGCGGGGCTCGCCGCGATAGGTGCCGAAGGACCACAGGTTGCCCTCCGGGTCGCGGACGGTGAAGTCGCGCGAGCCGTAGTCGGTGTCGAACGGCTCGCGGACGATCGTCGCGCCGGCGGCCCGGGCCCGCGCGAAGAGCTTGTCCGGCTCGTCGGTGACCACATAGGCGCCGAACGTGCCCGGGTCCAGATGCCACGGGTTCTCCGCGTCGTCGCGGACCGAGCCGAGCATGATCCCGCCGCCCGGCGGCCAGCTCAGCTCGGCGTGGTCGACCCGGTCGCCGGCGCCGTGCACCGCGGTCTCCTCGAAGCCGAACGCCTCGACCAGGAACCGGATCAGCGCGCGGGCGTCGGTGGCCCGCAGCGTGGGCCAGACCTGCGGGGGCGGTGGTGTCCTCTGATCAGTCATGCAGCCCATCGTGGTCGCCGCCGGCGGCCACGGCTTGGACGAAACCGAACTCGTCGGCCAGCCAGCGGGACGGCGGGCAGCCGGCGAACGCCTGGAAGTCGCGGACCAGGTGGGACTGGTCGGCGTAGCCGTGCGCGGCGGCCACGTCGGCGAGCCGGACATCCGGGCGCAGGGCGCGGCGGGCCCGATCGAAGCGGGCCATCCGGGCCGCCTCCTTGGGGCGCAGGCCCAGCTCGGCGCGGAACCGGTCGGTGAGGTGCCGGGGCGTCCAGCCGACCTGGCCGGCCAGGTCGGCGATCGAGGCGGGAGCGCCGCGGCGGACCGCCGCCCAGACGTGCGCGACCCGCTCGGTGCCGGGCCGGTCCGGCCGGGAACGGACCAGCGTGCCGAGCGCGGTGTCCAGGACCGCGAACCGGGCCGGCCAGCCGGCGGCCGCGGCCAGCCGCTCCCGGATCTCCGCGACCACCGGCTCGCCCAGCACCGCGGCCGGGTCCACGTCGAGGCCGGCCAGCTCGCCGGCGGGCAGGCCGAGCAGCGCCCGGCAGCCGAGCGGATGCAGCGCCACCTGCACCCCGGACTGCCGGCCGTCGTGCGTGATCGTCGCCGGGCGCAGGTGCAGCCCGCCGAGCAGCGCGTCGTAGACACCCGGGGCCTGCCGCCGGTCCGGGTGCTCGCTGATCACCAGCGGCTCGTCGATCGTGAAGATCAGCGTGAGGTAGGGCGACGGCAGCCCGCGGTGCCGGCCCGGCGGCAGGCCCCGCTGCCGGTATCCGGAGTAGAACGCGACGTGCGCCCGCAGCGGCGGCGCCGGGCGCGCCTGCGCGTATTCGTCGACGGTCGTCACCCGACCAGCATGGCAGGGCCGGGTGCTGCCGGGCCCGGGGCGAGCGTCCCGGACCCGGCGGCTCTCAGGCGGCCAGCGCGCCGGCCAGGTGGTCGCGGAAGCTCCGCTCGTCCTCGGTGACCGTCTCGGCGCCGATGCCGAGCAGCCCGCCGGTCGAGGCGGCGCCGACCACGGCGTCGGTGATCTCCAGCAGCCAGTGCCGGTAGGTCTCCGCGTCGGCCACCGAGGCCTTCGCGGCCAGCAGCGCGGCCGCCTCGGCCGCCCGGCCGAGCACGTCCTTGGCGTAACCGGCGGGGTCGGCCGGCTCGATGACCGGCGGCTCCTCGCCGAGCTCCGGGTCGCCGGCCTCCGCCACCGCGGCCGTGGCGACCGCGGTGACCAGGGTGCTCGCCGAGGCCCGGGCGTCCGAGATGCGGCCCAGTCCGGCCGCGCTCTCGGCCCGGGTCTTGCGGGCGCTGTCGTGGGTGGCGGCGCTCGCCGCGGTGAGCACGGCGTGCGGGAGGCCGACCAGCAGCCCCCACTCGGCGTCGGTGAAGCCCAGCTTGGCGTAGAGCGGTTCGTCCGTCACTCGGGGTTCCTTTCGCTTTCGTCGGCAGCCGACAGCGCATTCTTTCGCACCGCCGAGCCGGCGCCTCCTCACCACCCCTCTACCCGATCTTGCCAATGGGTAAAAACTTCAGGGCCGGGCCTCGTAGACGATGTTGAACGGGGTCTCCGCCGCCCGCCGGAACCGGGTGAACCCGGCGTCCGCGGTGAGCCGCCGGATCGGCTCCTCGCCGGCCTGCGCCCCGAGCGAGTAGCCGCCCTCCTGGGAGAGCGCGTTCGGCACGCACAGGTAGGCGGAGAACGAGTAGTAGACCCGCCCGACCGGGTTCAGGTTGGCCTCGACCGTGTTCCCGGCGGCCGGCTCGACGATCATCCAGGTGCCGTCCGGGGCGAGCTGGGAGCGCACGTGCCGGGCCGCGCCCAGCGGGTCACCCATGTCGTGCAGCGCGTCGAACGTGGTGACCAGGTCGTACGGCCCGCCGGTGAAGTCCTGCGCGCCGGCCGCCTCGAACCGGACCCGGGAGTCCAGCCCGGCGTCGGCGACCCGCTTGCGGGCCTGGTCGATCGAGCCGGCGTGCAGGTCGGAGCCGGTGAACACGGAGGACGGATAGGCGTTCGCCATCAGCACGGTGGACGCGCCGTGCCCGCAGCCGACGTCGGCGACCCGGACACCCCGCTCCAGGCGCGGGACCACCCCGTCGAGCGCGGGCAGCCAGTCGGCGACCAGGTTCGCGCTGTACCCGGGCCGGAAGAACCGCTCGCACCCGGTGAACACGTCGTCGTCGTGCTGGTGCCAGCCCACCCCCTGCCCGGACCGGAACGCCTCCTCGATCCGGGACTGGGCGCGCAGCGCGCCGAGCGCGAGCTGGAACGCACCGGGCGCGAAGATCGGCCCGTCCGGGTCGGTCAGGGCGAATGCCTGTTCCTCGGTGAGCGAGTACCGCCCGCCGGCCGGGTCGTACGTGACGTAGCCGCCGGCCGCCTGGCCGCGCAGCCACTCCTCGACGTAGCGCGGCGCGGTCCCGGTCCGCTCGGCCAGCTCCTCGGGCAGCGCCGGGCCGGCGGTCAGCCCGCGGTACAGGCCGAGCCGGTCGCCGAGCACCACCCCACCGGCGGCGATGGTGGCGCCCAGGTCGCCGACGAACGTGTGCACGAACTCCATCAGTTTGTTCTCATCCATGAATTCGTTTCTACGGAGGCGGTGACCGGGGGAAATCGGTGTCGGCTACCTAGCTCGGCGCCCGGCGCTACCTAATTCGGCACCTAGACTCGCCGGCATGGCGCTGCTGGAGCGCGACCACGAGCTCGCCGAGCTGGCCACCGCCGCCCGGCGGGCGCGCGCCGGGCAGGGCTCGGTGGTGCTGGTCACCGGGGAGGCCGGGATCGGCAAGTCGACCGTGGCGGCGGCGGTCCGCTCGGTGCTGCCCGCCGAGGGGCGGCTGCTCACCGGCTGGTGCGACGACCTGGCCACGCCCCGGGTGCTGGGGCCGCTGCGGGACCTGACCGGCCGGGTCGGCACCGAGCTGACCGAGGCGCTGGCGTCCGGCGACCGGGGCCGGGTCCTGGAGGCGTTCCGGGCCGAGCTGGACTGGCCGGGGCATCCGACGGTGCTGGTCATCGAGGACGTGCACTGGGCCGACGAGGCCACCCTGGACGTGCTGCTCTTCCTGGTCCGGCGGATCGCCACGCTGCCGGTGGTGCTGGTGCTGACCTACCGGGACGACGAGGTGGACGCCGGCCACCAGCTGCACCAAGTGCTGGCCCGGGCCACCCCGGTGCGCCGGCTGCCGCTGCCCCGGCTCTCCGCGGACGCGGTCCGCACCCTGGTCGGCGACCGCGCCCTGGACCCGGAGCGGATCTTCGCGGTCACCTCCGGCAACCCGTTCTTCGTCACCGAGGTGCTCGGCGCCGGCGACGCGGACGCGGTGCCGGCCACCGTGACCGAGGCGGTGCACGCCCGGCTGCAGGGTCTGGACCCGGGATGCCGGGCGGCGCTCGGCACCCTCGCGGTGGTCCCGCACGCGGTGGAGCGGTGGCTGGTCGAGGCGGTGGTGCCGGGCGGGCTGGCCACCCTCGCCGAGGCGGAACGGCGGGGCCTGCTGCGGGTCAGCCCGGGGCGGGTGGCGTTCCGGCACGAGCTGACCCGGCGGGCCGTGGAGACGGCGCTCACCGCGTACCAGAAGATCGTGGCGAACCAGGCGGTGGTCGCCGCCCTCCGCGACCGCGGCGGGGTTGATCTGTCCCGGCTGGTGCATCACGCGGCCGGCGCCGGGGACGACGAGCTGATCATCCGGTGGGCGCCGGCGGCCGCGGCCGAGGCGGCCCGGGCCGGCGCGCACCGCGAGGCGGCCGCGCACTACCGGCAGGCGCTGGACCGGGCGGCGGCCTTCCCGCCGGGTCCGCGGGCGGATCTGCTGGAGGGGTACGCCGAGGAGCTCTACCTGCTGGGCGACGCGTCCCGCGCGGTGACCGAGCAGCGGACCGCCCTGACGCTGCGCCGGCAACTGGCCGACCCGGCCGCGCTCGGGCTGGCCCTGCGCCGGCTGTCCCGGCTGCACTGGTGGGCCGGCGACCGGCCGCAGGCGGAGCGGTGCGCGGTCGAGGCGGTCGCGGTGCTGGCCGCCGCCGGCGATCCGGCCGCGCTCGCCTTCGGCCTGAGCAACCAGGCCCAGCTGCACGTGCTCAACGGCGAGGCGGCCGAGGCGATCGCGACCGGCGACCGGGCGATCGCGCTGGCCCGCTCGTCCGGCGCGGACGGGGTGCTGGCGCACGCGCTGAACAACGTCGGGTTCGCCCGCTGGGAGGCCGGTGAGGCGGCGCGCGGGCAGGCGCTGCTGGACGAGAGCCTGACGGTGGCGCTGGCCGCCGGCGAGGCCGACCACGCGGCCCGCGCCTACACGAACCTCAGCTGGCTGCTCCTCGACAACCTGCGGCTGGACGAGGCCGCCGAGGTGCTGACCGAGGCGATCGACTACGCCGAGCGCAACGAGGTGATCGGCTTCCTGCGCTACCTGCACCTGGGCCGCGGCCGGCTGCACCTGGCCCGCACCGAGTGGGCGGAGGCCGAACGGGAGGCCGGCTGGGCGCTCGACGCGCCGCCCAACATGCGCTGCACCGCGCTGGTCGTCCAGGGGCTGTCCCGGCTGCGCAGCGGCCGTCCGGGCGCCGAGGAGCTGATCGCCGAGGCGTGGACGATGGCGCTCCGGATCGGCGAGGCGCAGCGGGTCGGCCCGGCCGGCGCGGCGATGGCCGAGGCCGCCTGGCTGCGCGGCGACGACACGGCGGCGGCCCGGCTGGCGCCGGCCTATCGGCCGGTCTTCCGCCAGGAGGGCTTCGGCTACTGGTTGCGGCGGCTGGGCACGGCGGTCCCGCTGCCGGCGAGAGCGCATTTCTACGGGTTGCAGACCGAGGGCTCGGTCCGGGCCGCGGCCGAGGGGTGGACCAAGACCGGTTTCCGGTACGAGGCAGCGGTCGCCCTCAGCCACAGCGACGACCCGGCCGACCTGCTCGCCGCGATCGCCGACCTGGACGCGATGGGCGCGGTGCCGCTGGCCCGGCGGCTCCGGCAGCAGTTGCGCGAGCGCGGGGTGACCCGGGTCCCGCGCGGACCCCGCCCGGCCACCCGGGACAACCCGGCCGGGCTGACCGGCCGGCAGCTGGAGGTGCTGCGCCTGCTCGCGGCCGGGCACAGCAACCCGGAGATCGCCGGCGAGCTGGTCCTGTCGGTCCGCACGGTCGACGCGCACGTCGCCGCGGTGCTGGCCAAGCTGGGCGTGCGGGACCGCCGGGAGGCGGTCACCTGGTACCGGCGCCGCGCTTGAGACAATGCCCGGCGTGCGCTCCGAGACCGCCGGCAGGCGGTCCCCCGGCACCCGCGCCGCGCTTGAGACAATGCCGGGCGTGCGCTCCGAGACCGCCGGGAGGCGGTCCCCCGGCATCCGCGCCGCGCTTGACACAATGCCGGGCGTGCGTGAAGTCGTCGACGGAGTCTTCGAGCTCGGCCTCGGAAAAGTCAACGTCCACCTGGTCGTCACCGACGACGGCGTGGTCCTGGTCGACACCGGGCTGCCCCGGCTGGCCCCGGTGATCGAGCACGCGCTGAAAGGCATCGGCCGGTCGCTCGGCGAGATCCGGGCGATCCTGCTCACCCACCACCACGCGGACCACGCGGGCAGCGCCGCCGACCTGCGCGCCCGGACCGGCGCGCCGCTGGTCGCGCACGCCCTCACCGCGTTCCACCTGGCCGGCTCGGAGCAGGCGCCGGAGCCGGAGGGCCGGTTGCGCAGGTTCCTGTTCCGCCGGCTCGGCAAGGTGGAGCCGACCAAGGTGGACCGGATGGCCGGGGACGGCGCCGAGCCGGTGCCCGGGTTCACCGCGGTGCACACGCCCGGGCACACCAAGGGGCACCTGTCGTTCCTGCTGGACCGGGCCGGTGGGGTGCTGTTCGCCGGCGACGCGGCGACCGCTGCGAACGGCCGGGTGGCCGGGCCCCCGCCGGCCACCATGACGGGAGTCCCGCCGGTCACCGACTCGGAGAAGGCGGCGGCGAGCCTGGCCCGGCTCGCCGAGCGGGATTTCGAGCACGCGCTCTTCGGCCACGGCCGGCCGGTCACCGGTGGGGCGGCGGCGCTTTTCCGGGAGGCGGCCGGCTGAGCGGTCCGGCCATCATGGGGTCTATCCTCATGCGTCACGGTCGATCGAAGGGGGCGTGATGGGCTCGCTCGGCAGCGTTTTCCGTGGGGTCGCCACCATTCTGCTGGCCGCCGGCGCGATCGGCTCGGTCGTCTCCGGCCTGGCCCTGCTGATCACCCTGCTGGTGGCGAAAGATCGGGCCGGCCTGGCCGGCACCATCTTCATGATCTCCGGAGCGGTGCTGGCCGTCGCCGCGGTGCTGTTCGGCGTCGCCCGCGCACTGACCAGGAACAGCACCGCCGACCCGGCCGCCGACCAGCCCTGACCACCGTCTCCAGCCCGCCGCACGGTCCCCGGCTGGCTCCCAGGGGTGCCTCGAGCACCCCGAAACACCCCTCACGCCCAGCCACCGACCGCGACCGCCGCGCCACCCCGGACCACAACGCGCCACACGGTCCCCCGGCTGGCTCCCAGGGGTCCCTCGAGCACCCCGAAACACCCCTCACGCCCAGCCACCGACCGGGACCTGAGTCCGGCTACTCGCGGCCGAGCAGGCCTCGTTCGAAGGCGGCGGCGACGGCCGCCGCGCGGTCGCGGACGCCCAGCTTGGCGTAGGCGTGCAGCAGGTGCGTCTTCACCGTCGCCTCGCTGATGAACAGCTTGCCGGCCGTCTCCCGGTTGCTGCAGCCGCGCGCGATCAGTGACAGCACCTCCAGCTCCCGCTGGCTGAGCGGCTCCTTCTCGCCGGCCGGGGCGCGCAGCCGGCCCATCAGCCGGCCGGCCACCGACGGGGACAGCACCGACTCGCCGCGGTGCGCGGCCAGCACGGCGCGGAACAGCTCCTCGCGCGGCGCGTCCTTGAGCAGGTAGCCGGTCGCCCCGGCCTTGATCGCCGGCAGCACGTCGCTGTCGGTGTCGTAGGTGGTCAGCACCAGGACCCGGGCGGTGGAGCCGGCCGCTTTCAGCTCCCGGATGGTGGAGACCCCGTCCAGCACCGGCATCCGCAGGTCCATCAGGATCACGTCCGGGCCGGCCGTGGCCGCGACCGCGAGCGCCTCCCGCCCGTCCCCGGCCTCGCCGAGCACGGTGAACCGGTCGTCGCCGGCGAACATGCCGCGCAGCCCGTCCCGCACCACCGGGTGGTCGTCGACGATCAGCAGTCCGATCACGCGGCGCCGCCCATCGTGATCGCCGGGACGCACGCGGACAGCGCGGTGCCCCCGCCCGGTTCCGACTCGACGGCCAGCGAGCCGGCGATCCGGGCCAGCCGCTCCCGCATCGCGCTCAGCCCGAACCCGCCGCTGTCGGTCACCTCGCGGGGCTGGTCCGGGTCGAAGCCGGCACCGTCGTCGCGGACGTCCAGGGTCACCATGTCCTCCATGTACGAGAGGGTCAGTCCGACCCGGGCGGCGTTCGCGTGCCGGGCGACGTTGGCCAGCGCCTCCTGGGCCGTACGCAAAAGTGTCGTCTCGATCTCCGGGAGCAACCGCCGCGCGGTGCCGGTGGTGATCAGGTCGGCGCGCACGCCGTGCATCCCGGACCAGGTCTCCACCACCTCGCCGAGCGCGTCCGGCAGCCCCGCGTCGTCCAGGTGCTGCGGGCGCAGCGCCTGCACCGACCGGCGGGCTTCGGCCAGGCTCTCCCGGGCGAGCCGTTTCGCCGCGGCCAGGTGCCGGTCCCGCTCGCCGGGGTGCGCCTCGGCCGCCTCCAGCTGGGTGACGATCCCGGTCAGCCCTTGGGCCAGCACGTCGTGGATCTCGCCGGCCATCCGCTGCCGCTCGTCCAGCACGCCCGCCTCGCGGGCCTGGGCGAGCAGCTGGGCGTGCAGGCCGGCGTTCTCCTGGAGCGCGGTCTCCAGCTTCGCGTTCGCCTCGGCCAGCTCGTCGATGATCTCGTTGCGCCGGATCGCCTTGAGTTCCTTCTGGCTCTCCATCCGGGTCATCGCGATCGAGATGCCCGCGTTGCAGAGGAACAGGAAGCCGAACAGGACGATCCCGCCGCCGGTCCCCAGTGTGCGGAAGCCGCCGGACTGGGAGGCCGCGGTGACGAACGCGACGGACGCCGCGCCGAGCAGCCGCCACCAGCCGGGCAGCGTGTAGACGGTGAACAGGTAGCCGGTCCAGACGAAGAAGCCGTAGAGCGGGTGACACCAGACCAGCAGCGCGGACAGGCTCAGGAAGACCAGGAAGAACAGGATCGACACCGCCCGGTTCCGGTCCTCGGACCGCGGGGTGACCCGCCAGACCAGGAGCAGCGCGGCGGTGGCCGCGGCCACCGCGAAGGTGGTCGGCAGCGGCTGCATCGGCAGGTCCATCGGCCGGCCCAGCACCGCCAGCAGGGTCGAGGCGGCCAGCAGACCACCGGCGACGGCGAGCAGGCGGCGCTCGGTCCAGTCGGTGCGCACCGCGACTCCGATCCCGCCGTCCATCGCCCCTCCCCCGCTCGTCCGGCCCCAGTCTGTCAGTTCCAGCGGAACAGGCGCGCGGCGCCGAGTCCGAACAGGACCAGGTAGCCGAGCAGCACCATCGAGGGGAGCGGGTGCGGCCACTGCCCGGCCATCGTCTCGTGCAGGGCCCGCTCGCCGGCGCCCAGCGGCGTGAAGTCACCGATCCGCTGCACCAGGTCCGGCATGAACTCGCGCGGCAGCCACAGGCCGGCGAAGAACATCGACGGGAAGAAGAGCAGGGTGCCGATCGCGTTGCCGGCCTTGCCGGACGGCGCCAGGGCGGCGATCAGCAGGCCGATCGCGAACACGCCGGCCGCGGTGAGCAGGAAGGCGAGCAGGAACCCGGGCAGGTTGGCGGCCAGCGGGACGTCGTAGACCAGGTAGCCGACCGCGACGCACAGCGTGGACGAGGCCAGGGCGATCAGCAACATCGCGGTCAGCTGGGCGCCGAGCAGGGCGATCGGCCGGACCGGGGTGGTGGCGAAGCGGCGCAGCACCCCGCGTTCCCGGTAGGTGGCCAGCACCATTGGCATCCCCTGCAGGGCGACCACGGCCAGGCTCAGGATGATCGCGATGCCGACGTAGACGTCGATGGTGCGCACCCCGCCCAGCTCCGGGGACGGCTCGCGGAAGGCCGGGATGCAGCCCAGGATGACGACCAGGATGGTCGGGAAGAGCAGCGAGAAGAAGACCGCGACCGGCTCGCGCGTCTGCAGTCTGAGTTCGGTACGGGTGAGCTTGGCGAAGACGTTCATGGTCACTCCTGGTTCCCGTGGCCGGTCAGGCGGACGAAGGCGTCGTCGAGGCTGGCCCGTTCGACGCGCAGGTCGCCGGCGACGATCCGGTGGACGGCGAGCACCGAGGTGACCGCGTAGAGCAGGTTGCCGGTGCCGGTCACCTCGACCGAGCCGCCGTGGTGGCGCACCTCGCGTACCTCGGGCAGCGCGGTGAGCAGCGCGTCGTCCAGCGGCGCGGACGGGCGGAACCGGATGATCTGCTCGGTCTCGGCGCGCTGCACCAGGCCGGTCGGGGTGTCCAGGGCGACCACCTCGCCCTTGTCGATCACCGCGAGCCGGTCGCAGAGCCGCTCGGCCTCCGCCATGAAGTGGGTGACCAGCACGACGGTGACGCCGCGGTCGCGG contains:
- a CDS encoding VOC family protein, which gives rise to MTDQRTPPPPQVWPTLRATDARALIRFLVEAFGFEETAVHGAGDRVDHAELSWPPGGGIMLGSVRDDAENPWHLDPGTFGAYVVTDEPDKLFARARAAGATIVREPFDTDYGSRDFTVRDPEGNLWSFGTYRGEPR
- a CDS encoding helix-turn-helix transcriptional regulator is translated as MTTVDEYAQARPAPPLRAHVAFYSGYRQRGLPPGRHRGLPSPYLTLIFTIDEPLVISEHPDRRQAPGVYDALLGGLHLRPATITHDGRQSGVQVALHPLGCRALLGLPAGELAGLDVDPAAVLGEPVVAEIRERLAAAAGWPARFAVLDTALGTLVRSRPDRPGTERVAHVWAAVRRGAPASIADLAGQVGWTPRHLTDRFRAELGLRPKEAARMARFDRARRALRPDVRLADVAAAHGYADQSHLVRDFQAFAGCPPSRWLADEFGFVQAVAAGGDHDGLHD
- a CDS encoding class I SAM-dependent methyltransferase, with protein sequence MDENKLMEFVHTFVGDLGATIAAGGVVLGDRLGLYRGLTAGPALPEELAERTGTAPRYVEEWLRGQAAGGYVTYDPAGGRYSLTEEQAFALTDPDGPIFAPGAFQLALGALRAQSRIEEAFRSGQGVGWHQHDDDVFTGCERFFRPGYSANLVADWLPALDGVVPRLERGVRVADVGCGHGASTVLMANAYPSSVFTGSDLHAGSIDQARKRVADAGLDSRVRFEAAGAQDFTGGPYDLVTTFDALHDMGDPLGAARHVRSQLAPDGTWMIVEPAAGNTVEANLNPVGRVYYSFSAYLCVPNALSQEGGYSLGAQAGEEPIRRLTADAGFTRFRRAAETPFNIVYEARP
- a CDS encoding ATP-binding protein, with product MALLERDHELAELATAARRARAGQGSVVLVTGEAGIGKSTVAAAVRSVLPAEGRLLTGWCDDLATPRVLGPLRDLTGRVGTELTEALASGDRGRVLEAFRAELDWPGHPTVLVIEDVHWADEATLDVLLFLVRRIATLPVVLVLTYRDDEVDAGHQLHQVLARATPVRRLPLPRLSADAVRTLVGDRALDPERIFAVTSGNPFFVTEVLGAGDADAVPATVTEAVHARLQGLDPGCRAALGTLAVVPHAVERWLVEAVVPGGLATLAEAERRGLLRVSPGRVAFRHELTRRAVETALTAYQKIVANQAVVAALRDRGGVDLSRLVHHAAGAGDDELIIRWAPAAAAEAARAGAHREAAAHYRQALDRAAAFPPGPRADLLEGYAEELYLLGDASRAVTEQRTALTLRRQLADPAALGLALRRLSRLHWWAGDRPQAERCAVEAVAVLAAAGDPAALAFGLSNQAQLHVLNGEAAEAIATGDRAIALARSSGADGVLAHALNNVGFARWEAGEAARGQALLDESLTVALAAGEADHAARAYTNLSWLLLDNLRLDEAAEVLTEAIDYAERNEVIGFLRYLHLGRGRLHLARTEWAEAEREAGWALDAPPNMRCTALVVQGLSRLRSGRPGAEELIAEAWTMALRIGEAQRVGPAGAAMAEAAWLRGDDTAAARLAPAYRPVFRQEGFGYWLRRLGTAVPLPARAHFYGLQTEGSVRAAAEGWTKTGFRYEAAVALSHSDDPADLLAAIADLDAMGAVPLARRLRQQLRERGVTRVPRGPRPATRDNPAGLTGRQLEVLRLLAAGHSNPEIAGELVLSVRTVDAHVAAVLAKLGVRDRREAVTWYRRRA
- a CDS encoding MBL fold metallo-hydrolase, with protein sequence MPGVREVVDGVFELGLGKVNVHLVVTDDGVVLVDTGLPRLAPVIEHALKGIGRSLGEIRAILLTHHHADHAGSAADLRARTGAPLVAHALTAFHLAGSEQAPEPEGRLRRFLFRRLGKVEPTKVDRMAGDGAEPVPGFTAVHTPGHTKGHLSFLLDRAGGVLFAGDAATAANGRVAGPPPATMTGVPPVTDSEKAAASLARLAERDFEHALFGHGRPVTGGAAALFREAAG
- a CDS encoding response regulator; translation: MIGLLIVDDHPVVRDGLRGMFAGDDRFTVLGEAGDGREALAVAATAGPDVILMDLRMPVLDGVSTIRELKAAGSTARVLVLTTYDTDSDVLPAIKAGATGYLLKDAPREELFRAVLAAHRGESVLSPSVAGRLMGRLRAPAGEKEPLSQRELEVLSLIARGCSNRETAGKLFISEATVKTHLLHAYAKLGVRDRAAAVAAAFERGLLGRE
- a CDS encoding sensor histidine kinase, encoding MDGGIGVAVRTDWTERRLLAVAGGLLAASTLLAVLGRPMDLPMQPLPTTFAVAAATAALLLVWRVTPRSEDRNRAVSILFFLVFLSLSALLVWCHPLYGFFVWTGYLFTVYTLPGWWRLLGAASVAFVTAASQSGGFRTLGTGGGIVLFGFLFLCNAGISIAMTRMESQKELKAIRRNEIIDELAEANAKLETALQENAGLHAQLLAQAREAGVLDERQRMAGEIHDVLAQGLTGIVTQLEAAEAHPGERDRHLAAAKRLARESLAEARRSVQALRPQHLDDAGLPDALGEVVETWSGMHGVRADLITTGTARRLLPEIETTLLRTAQEALANVARHANAARVGLTLSYMEDMVTLDVRDDGAGFDPDQPREVTDSGGFGLSAMRERLARIAGSLAVESEPGGGTALSACVPAITMGGAA
- a CDS encoding ABC transporter permease → MNVFAKLTRTELRLQTREPVAVFFSLLFPTILVVILGCIPAFREPSPELGGVRTIDVYVGIAIILSLAVVALQGMPMVLATYRERGVLRRFATTPVRPIALLGAQLTAMLLIALASSTLCVAVGYLVYDVPLAANLPGFLLAFLLTAAGVFAIGLLIAALAPSGKAGNAIGTLLFFPSMFFAGLWLPREFMPDLVQRIGDFTPLGAGERALHETMAGQWPHPLPSMVLLGYLVLFGLGAARLFRWN